In one window of Helianthus annuus cultivar XRQ/B chromosome 17, HanXRQr2.0-SUNRISE, whole genome shotgun sequence DNA:
- the LOC110924152 gene encoding uncharacterized protein LOC110924152, with the protein MESKLHPAMTVSNIKNFIPITLEIKTDHYTTWAKLFHVHYHAYQVFDHLEPPAPPAATATASTADGKSPAPTVDPYWSRLDAIVWQRIYGTISTDLLHTIISTGQTTYEAWTVVENQFKDNKNTRAVYLQQEFVNVRLENYPNMAAYCREVKLLSDQLTSVGSPIDNKRLVLLLLAGLTD; encoded by the coding sequence ATGGAATCCAAACTTCACCCTGCCATGACTGTCTCTAACATCAAAAATTTCATCCCTATCACTCTAGAAATCAAAACCGACCACTACACAACCTGGGCAAAACTATTCCATGTACACTATCATGCCTACCAGGTGTTTGATCACCTAGAACCCCCTGCACCACCGGCCGCCACGGCTACTGCTTCCACCGCCGACGGCAAATCTCCGGCTCCCACCGTCGATCCATATTGGTCTCGCCTGGATGCCATCGTCTGGCAGCGGATATATGGGACAATATCCACCGACCTCCTTCACACCATCATCTCTACCGGGCAAACAACATATGAAGCATGGACTGTTGTCGAAAACCAATTCAAAGATAACAAAAATACTCGAGCCGTCTATCTCCAACAGGAATTTGTAAATGTTCGTTTGGAAAACTACCCCAACATGGCGGCCTATTGCAGGGAAGTCAAACTCCTTTCTGATCAATTGACAAGTGTCGGGTCTCCTATTGATAATAAGCGACTGGTTCTTCTTCTCCTTGCTGGTCTCACTGATTAG